In one window of Microtus pennsylvanicus isolate mMicPen1 chromosome 2, mMicPen1.hap1, whole genome shotgun sequence DNA:
- the LOC142843136 gene encoding histone acetyltransferase p300-like has translation MGISPGPEAYDACDHKMEELGIGLGEESNDQEAEVPIPRRETPRLLSTQCCIRNLVHACQCRSAYCSLPSCQKMKRVLLHTKGCKRKTNGDCPICKQLIALCCYHAKRCQKNGCPVPFCSNIKKKIRQRQLQHRLQQAQMLRRRMASMQQTGVAGHQLGLPSPTPETPTSPPDQQPATAQTP, from the exons ATGGGGATATCTCCGGGCCCTGAG GCTTATGACGCCTGTGACCATAAAATGGAGGAACTAGGCATTGGCTTGGGTGAGGAGAGCAACGACCAGGAAGCAGAAGTGCCCATACCGCGGCGGGAAACCCCTCGCCTCCTGAGCACACAATGCTGCATAAGGAATCTGGTGCATGCGTGCCAGTGCCGCAGTGCCTActgttctctgccttcctgccagAAGATGAAGAGGGTCCTGCTGCACACCAAAGGCTGTAAACGGAAAACCAATGGTGATTGCCCCATCTGCAAACAGCTTATTGCCCTCTGCTGCTACCATGCCAAGCGCTGCCAGAAGAACGGATGTCCGGTGCCATTCTGCTCtaacatcaagaaaaaaatccGGCAGCGACAGCTGCAGCACCGGCTCCAGCAGGCTCAGATGCTCCGCAGGAGGATGGCCAGCATGCAACAGACTGGTGTGGCAGGACACCAGCTGGGTCTGCCGTCCCCAACTCCTGAGACTCCAACCAGCCCTCCTGACCAACAGCCAGCCACCGCACAGACACCCTAG